One genomic segment of Sminthopsis crassicaudata isolate SCR6 chromosome 4, ASM4859323v1, whole genome shotgun sequence includes these proteins:
- the HTR1B gene encoding 5-hydroxytryptamine receptor 1B, translating to MEQPSHPCSSPASGSLTSPHTDNQSTFPNPNCTSPDLEPYQDSIAFPWKVLLATFLALITLATTLSNAFVIATVSRTRKLHTPANYLIASLAVTDLLVSILVMPISTMYTVTGRWTLGQVVCDFWLSSDITCCTASILHLCVIALDRYWAITDAVEYSAKRTPKRAAGMIAMVWVFSVSISLPPLFWRQAKAEEVADCSVNTDHILYTVYSTVGAFYFPTLLLIALYGRIYVEARSRILRQTPNRTGKRLTRAQLITDSPGSSSSATSINSRAAEGSSESGSPVYVNQVKVKVSDALLEKKKLMAARERKATKTLGIILGAFIVCWLPFFIISLALPICDDACWFHLAIFDFFTWLGYLNSLINPIIYTMSNEDFKQAFHKLLRFRRTT from the coding sequence ATGGAACAGCCTAGCCATCCGTGCTCCTCGCCGGCCTCCGGCTCCCTGACCTCCCCACATACTGATAATCAGTCTACCTTCCCGAATCCTAACTGCACCTCTCCAGATCTGGAGCCTTATCAGGACTCCATTGCATTCCCTTGGAAGGTACTCCTGGCCACGTTCCTAGCACTTATCACCTTGGCCACCACCCTCTCCAATGCTTTTGTGATCGCCACCGTCTCCCGGACTCGGAAGCTCCACACTCCTGCCAACTACCTGATCGCCTCTCTGGCAGTGACTGACTTGCTTGTATCTATCTTGGTGATGCCCATCAGCACTATGTACACGGTCACCGGTAGGTGGACGCTGGGCCAGGTTGTCTGCGATTTCTGGCTGTCCTCGGACATTACCTGTTGCACAGCTTCTATCCTGCATCTCTGTGTCATTGCTCTGGACCGCTACTGGGCCATTACTGACGCCGTGGAGTATTCGGCTAAAAGGACTCCCAAGCGAGCAGCGGGCATGATTGCCATGGTATGGGTCTTCTCCGTGTCCATCTCCTTGCCGCCACTCTTCTGGCGCCAGGCCAAAGCTGAGGAGGTGGCAGATTGCTCAGTGAACACAGACCATATCCTCTACACTGTCTACTCCACGGTAGGCGCCTTCTACTTTCCCACCCTGCTGCTAATTGCCCTCTATGGCCGCATTTACGTGGAAGCTCGTTCTCGGATTTTGAGACAGACACCCAACAGAACTGGCAAACGTCTAACTCGTGCCCAACTGATCACCGATTCCCCGGGGTCCTCTTCCTCTGCCACCTCTATTAATTCTCGAGCCGCCGAAGGATCCAGTGAATCGGGGTCCCCAGTGTATGTGAACCAAGTAAAGGTAAAGGTCTCTGATGCTCTCCTGGAAAAGAAGAAACTCATGGCCGCTAGGGAACGAAAAGCCACCAAAACGCTTGGGATTATTTTAGGAGCCTTCATAGTCTGTTGGCTGCCTTTCTTTATCATCTCCCTGGCATTACCTATCTGTGATGACGCCTGCTGGTTCCACCTGGCCATCTTTGACTTCTTTACTTGGCTAGGCTATCTCAACTCCCTCATTAACCCCATCATCTATACCATGTCCAATGAGGACTTCAAACAAGCTTTTCATAAACTGTTACGGTTCAGGCGCACTACTTGA